gcgACTTTTAAGTCATTCTGAGGTGTTTGTCCAGAAGGAGGAGATTCGGAGAGTTACCACAGCAAGAGCAAGGCCAAGCGGGTGCGGACGACGTTCACCGAGGAACAGCTGCAAGTTCTCCAGGCCAACTTCCAGCTGGACTCCAACCCGGACGGACAGGACCTGGAGCGAATAGCGCAGATCACGGGGCTCAGCAAGCGAGTGACCCAGGTGTGGTTCCAGAACTCCAGAGCGAGGCAGAAAAAACATCTGAACACCGGCAAAATGAAGTCTTCCCCACTGTGAGTCTGTAATTGATACATCTTTATTTTGCTCTTCAGTGACCTCTTTGGTGGGTCAGagtccgttatatgcccccaacgcttaaacttgtTTCAATGAACTTGAGAaccgttataaaacgatgtagttgaagtaacagaactaacatttaTGTCCCCAACGCTAGCagatttttcatttacggatgactataattgaattacaattggttactagcttaagaaaaaagggtacttacgtaattatatcgaccacaccctcTTACATTTTGtccaaacacacacaaaaaagaagcataaccaaacaaaaactaaactccatttattgaaaaaaacacacataaatacTTTGGTTTTTTAATATCTTGATCACAGACTCcaccgccacccaaaatgcgagtgcctccggccgaaggtgctgccccgcgctgaatGTCCAACGAAAAGAAAATAACATCCACTCGATAATAGCACCTATGAAGTAAAATATCCAAATTCTAGAGAGGGCTGATCGGAAATATAAACCAAAATCATAACAATACACATTCCACTCTATGTAACTGATTGGaaagtttaaactaattaattttagtccaacctatatatataatttaaatttttttaaggttttgtgataaaattaaaatttcatcaattgagaaataaaattttgaaaaaaaagtacaCATGCATAAATAGTAATAGTctactttaatttaattgactgataaataagaaataaccatttttaaaataaataaaaatacttataaccCGTAATGAAGAATTTTCTGGATCTGTAAATGCCTTGCAGTATGTACTAGAAGATATTATTGGGATAATATCTTTCTATTGAAACATAGAAGAAAGTCTTAGTCGGTGCATGTTATAGGGCCCCCAATACCGGCCATCTTGCCGAATTTGAACACGCCACTCATCGATCTTATGGCTcgttacagtcatgtcattgtcaTGGCGATCTTAACTCCGATTTGTTGGGGCCTACCACATATGAAAAAACCTTTTTGACCACAATGTTTCAGTCATGTAACATGTCTCTGCTACCACTTCAGGCCACTCATCACACTGCTACAACCGACACGTGGCTTGACATCATGGCTGTTTCTGACCCGACCCACGTTGCACACCACGGACAATTtcctgcccctggactttcaaagCATGATCTCATTTTTTGTGCCTATAAACTCCATACCCCCAAAAATAAGCCCAATATTATCAAATATCGCAGATACAGGGACATAGATCATGCTTCACTTCTCACAGATGCTGCTGCTTTACCCTGGCATGAAGTAACCACTGCCAATAATGTAGACAAAATGGTTATCAAATTTAATGctttacttactaatttatttgataaacaagccccaatcataactaaaagagtaaccaaagccccctctccatggatgaatgatttcataagaaatttgcaaaagcAAAGGGATTCCGCCTTCAGAAAAGCTAAACGTTCTAAATCCACTCAAGATTGGGAGGCATATAAACGTTTTAGGAATCACACGCAGCAGCAAATCCGTAAcgccaaagttagattttaccacACAACACTTCAGAGCCTCAGTCCACTAAATCACtgtggagtaaaattaaagacctTGGTGTGGGTAAATCCAATATCAATCCACCTGTTCCGTTTGAcctcaatattataataatgattactttattaatatccctgTTAATATATCTGCAGCTAGCGATTATTTTGCTGAGCTGGAGGCTGCTCCTCGAGAGGCTGGCTGGCCGCCAGTTTTCTTTCAcacctgtgagtgaggctgaCGTGCTTGCTGCTTTCGCGAGGATGaccagcaacgcagttggggctgacaacatacctttgcgctttctgaaagatacattgccaatcacccttcctgttttagtagtcattttcaattattctttaaattcatcTGTCTTTCCCTTAACCTGGAAGCATGCTCTAGTTTGTCCgttgagaaaagtgtctaatccgcaatccccttcttgacctacg
This genomic window from Homalodisca vitripennis isolate AUS2020 unplaced genomic scaffold, UT_GWSS_2.1 ScUCBcl_12822;HRSCAF=22743, whole genome shotgun sequence contains:
- the LOC124375048 gene encoding LIM/homeobox protein Awh-like; the protein is GGDSESYHSKSKAKRVRTTFTEEQLQVLQANFQLDSNPDGQDLERIAQITGLSKRVTQVWFQNSRARQKKHLNTGKMKSSPL